In Euphorbia lathyris chromosome 9, ddEupLath1.1, whole genome shotgun sequence, the following are encoded in one genomic region:
- the LOC136207453 gene encoding phytochrome A, translating to MSSSRPAHSSSSSTRSKHSARIIAQTTVDAKLHAEFESSGSSFDYSNSVRVTSSFDGIQPPRSDKVTTAYLHHIQKGKMIQSFGCLLALDDKTLKVIAYSENAPEMLTMVSHAVPSVGENPVLGFNSDVKNIFTAPSATALLKALGFGDVSLLNPVLVHCKTSGRPFYAIIHRVTGGFIIDFEPVKPYEVPMTASGALQSYKLAAKAIARLQSLPSGSIERLCDTMVQEVFELTGYDRVMTYKFHDDDHGEVISEITKPGLEPYLGLHYPATDIPQASRFLFMKNKVRMIVDCNAKNVKVLQDEKLPMDLTLCGSTLRAPHSCHLQYMDNMTSIASLVMAVIINEGDDDDDDPASGQPQKRKRLWGLVVCHNTSPRFVPFPLRYACEFLAQVFAIHVSKELELENQIVEKNILRTQTLLCDMLMRDAPLGIVSQHPNIMDLVKCDGAVLFYQNKLWRLGATPDERQIRDIAIWLSDYHKDSTGLSTDSLHDAGFPGALSFSDVVCGMAAVRISSKDMLFWFRSPASAEVRWGGAKHEPGERDDNRKMQPRSSFKAFLEVVKARSSPWKDFEMDAIHSLQLILRNAFKDRESGGGDSVMIRSRLNELKIEGMQELEAVTSEMVRLIETASVPILAVDVDGLVNGWNTKLSELTGLSVDNAIGKHLLTLVEDSSLDIVKNMLFSALQGKEEQNIQFELKTYSSKAENCPVSLIVNACASKDVQGNVVGVCFVAQDITGQKTVMDKFTRIEGDYKAIVQNPNPLIPPIFGTDEFGWCSEWNPAMVKLTGWKREEVIDKMLLGEVFGINRACCRLRNRETFVNLGILLNNAMTGQETEKVTFSFLARNGKYVECLLCLSKKLNREGSVTGIFCFLQLASQELQQALHIQQLSEQIALKRLKTLAYMKRQIQNPLAGIISAQKMLEDTKLDAEQKKFLGSSSLCQQQLSKVVDSPDFDSITEGYLDLEMVEFTLHEVLIASFSQITTKVKAKGMQIVRDVTEEIMYEKLYGDSIRLQQVLADFLTVSVNYAPTGGQLIFATNFTKDQLGKSVHLVHLEFRIMHAGNGIPEAVLSPMFGGDGGISEESISLFVSRKLVKLMNGDVQYLREAGKSSFIISVELAGGSKPRG from the exons ATGTCGTCTTCGAGACCAGCCCACTCCTCATCTAGCAGTACTAGATCCAAACACAGTGCTAGGATCATTGCTCAAACTACTGTAGATGCGAAGCTCCACGCGGAGTTTGAGTCGTCGGGAAGTTCATTTGACTACTCGAACTCTGTGCGTGTTACCAGTTCTTTCGATGGAATTCAACCGCCTAGGTCTGACAAAGTAACAACAGCTTATCTTCATCACATTCAGAAAGGCAAGATGATCCAGTCATTTGGCTGCTTGCTAGCCTTAGATGACAAAACTTTGAAAGTCATTGCGTACAGTGAGAATGCTCCCGAAATGTTGACAATGGTTAGTCATGCCGTTCCTAGTGTCGGGGAGAACCCGGTTCTCGGATTTAATAGTGATGTAAAGAATATCTTCACTGCACCAAGTGCAACTGCTTTGCTGAAAGCGCTTGGGTTCGGGGATGTTTCTCTTTTGAATCCCGTTTTAGTCCATTGCAAGACTTCTGGGAGGCCGTTTTATGCTATCATCCATCGGGTGACTGGTGGCTTTATAATCGACTTTGAACCAGTGAAGCCATATGAGGTCCCCATGACTGCTTCTGGTGCCTTGCAGTCATATAAGCTTGCAGCTAAAGCAATCGCCCGGTTGCAGTCGTTACCCAGCGGGAGCATAGAACGGCTTTGTGATACAATGGTTCAAGAAGTGTTTGAGCTCACTGGTTATGACAGGGTGATGACTTATAAATTTCATGATGATGACCATGGAGAAGTTATCTCGGAGATTACAAAGCCGGGATTGGAGCCTTATTTGGGTCTACATTATCCGGCTACTGATATTCCTCAGGCGTCCCGCTTTCTGTTCATGAAGAATAAGGTTAGAATGATCGTTGACTGTAATGCAAAAAACGTCAAGGTGCTTCAAGATGAGAAGCTTCCGATGGACCTGACATTATGTGGTTCGACGCTAAGGGCCCCGCATAGTTGTCATCTACAATATATGGATAACATGACCTCGATTGCTTCACTGGTTATGGCGGTGATAATCAATGAGGGCGATGACGATGATGACGATCCTGCTTCTGGACaaccgcagaaaaggaagagacTTTGGGGTTTGGTTGTATGCCATAATACATCTCCGAGGTTTGTTCCGTTCCCTCTGAGGTATGCTTGTGAGTTTCTAGCTCAAGTTTTTGCTATCCATGTCAGCAAGGAATTGGAATTAGAAAATCAGATTGTCGAAAAGAACATTTTACGTACCCAGACACTCTTATGTGACATGTTGATGCGGGATGCACCCCTCGGAATTGTGTCACAACACCCGAACATAATGGATCTTGTGAAGTGTGATGGGGCTGTTCTATTCTATCAGAACAAATTGTGGAGGCTCGGGGCAACTCCGGATGAGCGTCAAATTCGAGATATAGCTATATGGCTCTCGGACTACCATAAGGATTCCACAGGTTTGAGTACAGATAGCTTGCACGATGCCGGGTTTCCGGGGGCGCTCTCTTTTTCAGATGTAGTTTGTGGAATGGCAGCTGTGAGAATATCTTCAAAGGACATGCTTTTTTGGTTTCGGTCTCCAGCTTCTGCTGAAGTTCGCTGGGGTGGAGCTAAACATGAACCCGGTGAAAGAGATGATAACAGGAAAATGCAGCCACGATCATCTTTCAAGGCGTTTCTCGAAGTTGTAAAGGCAAGGAGTTCGCCATGGAAGGACTTTGAAATGGATGCAATCCATTCTCTCCAACTTATCCTGAGGAACGCCTTCAAAGACAGAGAAAGTGGGGGAGGAGATAGCGTTATGATTCGTTCGAGGCTTAATGAGCTTAAAATTGAAGGAATGCAAGAACTGGAAGCAGTGACTAGCGAGATGGTCCGTTTAATTGAAACTGCCTCGGTGCCAATATTGGCTGTTGATGTTGATGGGCTGGTTAATGGGTGGAATACGAAACTTTCTGAATTGACGGGTCTGTCTGTTGATAATGCAATCGGGAAGCATCTGCTGACACTCGTGGAAGATTCTTCCCTTGATATAGTGAAGAACATGTTGTTCTCCGCATTACAGG GCAAAGAGGAGCAAAACATTCAATTTGAGCTCAAAACATACAGCTCGAAAGCTGAAAACTGCCCCGTCAGCTTAATCGTTAATGCTTGTGCAAGCAAGGATGTTCAAGGAAATGTTGTCGGGGTGTGTTTCGTGGCTCAAGATATCACAGGCCAGAAGACAGTAATGGACAAGTTCACCCGGATCGAAGGGGATTACAAAGCAATCGTTCAAAACCCGAATCCATTGATCCCCCCAATATTCGGGACAGATGAATTTGGCTGGTGTTCTGAATGGAATCCAGCTATGGTAAAATTGACTGGATGGAAGCGAGAAGAAGTAATCGATAAAATGCTTTTAGGTGAGGTTTTCGGGATTAATAGAGCTTGCTGCCGTCTTAGGAATCGAGAAACCTTTGTAAATCTTGGGATTTTACTTAATAATGCAATGACTGGCCAGGAAACTGAGAAAGTAACTTTCAGCTTCCTAGCTCGGAACGGAAAGTATGTGGAGTGCCTGTTATGTTTGAGTAAGAAATTGAACCGAGAAGGTTCTGTTACGGGTATATTCTGTTTCCTGCAGCTTGCAAGCCAAGAGCTGCAACAAGCACTCCATATTCAGCAATTATCCGAGCAAATTGCGTTAAAAAGATTGAAAACATTAGCCTATATGAAAAGGCAGATCCAGAATCCTCTAGCCGGAATTATTTCCGCCCAGAAAATGTTGGAGGATACTAAGTTGGATGCGGAACAAAAGAAGTTTCTGGGTTCCAGTTCCCTGTGTCAGCAACAGCTAAGCAAAGTTGTCGACAGCCCCGATTTTGATAGCATCACTGAAGG GTACTTGGATCTGGAAATGGTTGAGTTCACTCTTCATGAGGTTCTTATAGCTTCCTTCAGTCAAATCACAACAAAAGTCAAAGCAAAGGGTATGCAGATAGTCCGGGACGTAACAGAAGAAATCATGTACGAAAAGTTATACGGTGATAGTATTAGACTTCAACAGGTTTTAGCTGACTTTTTGACAGTGTCCGTGAATTATGCGCCAACCGGAGGCCAGCTTATCTTTGCAACTAACTTTACTAAAGATCAGTTAGGGAAATCTGTTCATCTTGTCCATCTTGAATTTAG GATAATGCACGCTGGTAACGGGATACCCGAAGCAGTACTAAGTCCAATGTTCGGTGGTGATGGAGGTATTTCCGAGGAGAGCATCAGTCTTTTCGTAAGCCGAAAACTGGTGAAGCTCATGAACGGCGATGTACAGTACTTGAGGGAAGCGGGTAAGTCGAGTTTCATTATATCGGTTGAGCTTGCCGGTGGTAGTAAGCCACGGGGCTAG